From Montipora foliosa isolate CH-2021 chromosome 6, ASM3666993v2, whole genome shotgun sequence, a single genomic window includes:
- the LOC138007063 gene encoding alpha-1A adrenergic receptor-like encodes MVTVALTGTPMANNISGNASFTASAPLFYTDFRSILGAVAVGSLIVLTIAGNAIVCASFYTFRDLRTICNYFIISLAISDILVAILGMPFWLILQLTDLSNPKIVTGHVNIFWNCMDIFFGTASIMNLAAVSVDRHVAITAPFTYPYIMTPSKALLILTCAWFYAIVPSSLRLLEWPQPGGYQYFVFVASFLLPLMFMIAMYSRIYIVARRQAQQIRQGMTFTMEVKAAKTIAVVIGAFVFCWAPFFISSIVFMHKKEFFPIFVFKCAKWLEYLNSCLNPVLYTCLNKTYRKAFKRLFRRWRGKLERSREESVAAIGTLSRRLTLPRGSIFSSQGNAFSLSSGNRSSNGECRRKFSRCGSRNNIEMNDDGNGLSSPTLI; translated from the exons ATGGTCACTGTAGCACTCACTGG AACTCCAATGGCCAATAACATTTCTGGTAACGCCAGTTTCACGGCGTCTGCACCTTTGTTTTACACGGATTTCAGAAGCATTTTAGGTGCTGTTGCAGTGGGTTCCTTGATTGTACTGACTATAGCAGGAAACGCAATTGTTTGCGCAAGCTTTTACACTTTCAGGGACCTGAGAACGATTTGCAACTACTTTATTATCAGTCTGGCCATTTCTGATATCTTAGTGGCAATTCTAGGGATGCCGTTTTGGTTGATATTACAGCTAACAGACTTATCCAACCCAAAGATAGTGACAGGCCATGTAAATATCTTCTGGAATtgtatggatattttcttcgGCACAGCATCGATTATGAACTTAGCAGCAGTTAGTGTTGACAGACACGTGGCTATAACTGCACCTTTCACTTATCCATATATTATGACGCCATCGAAAGCACTCCTGATCCTGACTTGTGCTTGGTTTTATGCCATCGTTCCGTCCAGTTTGCGACTTTTGGAATGGCCTCAGCCGGGTGGTTATCAATATTTCGTGTTCGTAGCAAGCTTTTTGCTTCCGCTAATGTTTATGATAGCAATGTACAGTAGAATATATATCGTAGCCCGACGCCAAGCCCAACAAATTCGTCAAGGCATGACCTTTACCATGGAAGTCAAAGCTGCAAAGACAATAGCAGTGGTTATTGGTGCATTTGTTTTCTGCTGGGCTCCGTTCTTTATTTCTAGTATTGTGTTCATGCATAAAAAGGAGTTTTTCCCcatatttgttttcaaatgcgcgAAATGGCTAGAATATCTAAACAGCTGCTTGAACCCTGTTTTATACACTTGTTTAAACAAAACCTATAGAAAGGCTTTCAAGAGACTTTTTAGGCGGTGGCGCGGAAAGCTGGAGCGTTCTCGTGAGGAATCGGTTGCTGCCATTGGTACACTATCCAGGCGACTCACTCTACCAAGGGGATCTATTTTTTCTTCTCAAGGAAATGCTTTTTCCTTGTCATCTGGAAACCGAAGCAGTAATGGAGAATGTAGGAGGAAATTCAGCAGGTGTGGAAGCAGAAATAATATAGAAATGAATGACGATGGGAATGGCCTTTCTTCTCCGACATTGATCTGA